Proteins encoded in a region of the Myxococcus guangdongensis genome:
- a CDS encoding HD domain-containing phosphohydrolase — translation MASLSALSSVLDLANGLEGEKSLLTGLFALELALDGGLSQDDARAAFYVGLLRHLGCTAYAAEESRLGNDVHLRRNLLRGDTGRPEHVVRSVLEANPSLPRRAVGLARLLTSSRRLRSEWFAEACGAARLLASGLGLDTRVLQGLDEAYERWDGTGGPRRLGGTNLCEVGRVAQAAHVAVVFFVGSGTAVAQEALALQSGTTLDPTWAKRALAQTAALQTLSDARIEAAEACLLESPPTIDATALATTFGDFADLQSPFTRGHSRRVAEACASAAPRLGLDVAEQATLQLAAYLHDLGHVTLPTGMWLRPEWSPSDRELSRSHAHATEQLLTATPMLRDAAKLAGAHHERLDGGGYPRGLAPAALSRAARLLAVADVWVALQEERPHRPARTAPLARQALDAEVKAGRLDADCVAVVAGTKHVRRAPGPGPTSALTPREVDVLRLLAGGATNKEIAERLGVSDRTVQHHTIHIYEKLGVSTRAGASLVAARTGIV, via the coding sequence GTGGCTTCGCTCTCCGCGCTGTCCTCCGTGCTCGACCTCGCCAATGGACTGGAGGGGGAGAAGAGCCTGCTGACCGGTCTGTTCGCGCTGGAGTTGGCGCTGGACGGCGGCCTGTCCCAGGACGACGCCCGGGCCGCCTTCTATGTGGGCCTGCTGCGCCACCTGGGCTGCACCGCCTACGCGGCCGAGGAGTCCCGACTGGGAAATGACGTCCACCTGCGCCGCAACCTGCTGCGCGGGGACACGGGCCGCCCCGAGCATGTCGTGCGTTCCGTCCTGGAGGCCAACCCCAGTCTGCCTCGCCGCGCCGTCGGACTGGCGCGACTGCTGACGTCATCGCGGCGGCTGCGCTCGGAATGGTTCGCGGAGGCATGCGGCGCGGCGCGGCTGCTCGCCTCCGGCCTGGGGCTGGACACGCGGGTCCTCCAAGGGCTGGATGAGGCCTACGAGCGCTGGGATGGCACGGGAGGGCCGCGCCGCCTGGGCGGCACGAACCTGTGTGAAGTCGGGCGCGTCGCGCAGGCGGCGCATGTGGCGGTCGTCTTCTTCGTCGGCTCGGGCACCGCCGTCGCGCAGGAGGCCCTGGCGCTGCAATCCGGGACGACGCTGGACCCGACGTGGGCGAAGCGAGCCCTGGCCCAGACCGCCGCGCTCCAGACGTTGTCGGATGCGCGCATCGAGGCGGCGGAAGCGTGCCTGCTCGAATCACCGCCCACCATCGACGCCACCGCGCTGGCAACGACCTTCGGGGACTTCGCGGACCTGCAGAGCCCCTTCACCCGCGGTCACTCCCGGCGCGTGGCGGAAGCGTGCGCATCCGCCGCGCCCCGCCTGGGCCTGGACGTGGCGGAGCAGGCCACGCTCCAACTCGCGGCGTATCTGCACGACCTGGGACACGTGACCCTGCCCACCGGCATGTGGCTGCGCCCCGAGTGGAGCCCCTCGGACCGGGAGCTGTCCCGGAGCCATGCCCACGCCACCGAGCAGCTGCTCACCGCCACGCCCATGCTGAGAGACGCGGCGAAGCTCGCGGGCGCGCATCACGAGCGACTGGATGGCGGAGGCTATCCCCGGGGCCTCGCGCCCGCCGCCCTGTCCCGGGCCGCGCGACTGCTCGCGGTGGCCGACGTCTGGGTCGCGCTTCAGGAGGAGCGTCCCCATCGTCCCGCGCGGACCGCGCCCCTGGCCAGGCAGGCCCTGGATGCCGAGGTGAAGGCGGGCCGGCTGGACGCGGACTGCGTCGCGGTGGTGGCCGGGACGAAGCACGTCCGGCGCGCGCCGGGCCCTGGTCCCACGTCCGCGCTGACGCCCCGAGAGGTGGACGTGCTGCGCCTGCTGGCGGGAGGAGCGACGAACAAGGAGATCGCGGAGAGGCTCGGGGTGTCGGACCGCACGGTGCAGCACCACACCATCCACATCTACGAAAAGCTGGGTGTGAGCACCCGCGCAGGCGCCTCGCTGGTGGCCGCGCGCACGGGCATCGTGTGA
- a CDS encoding amino acid adenylation domain-containing protein produces the protein MTLDQIVMRAAARNPGAIAVRGPDEVLTYGQLDALANQVARVLRELGVQHGDRVGLWTEKSARAVAAMQGIARLGAAYVPLDPLNPATRTRLILDDCRIDVVVTSAARAAELRNGGMERLRFLLVDDTGPGRAWTSLGGVSPEPLPGHGVDDHALAYILYTSGSTGTPKGVCISQRNALAFIEWSHALLGTTPEDRFSNHAPFFFDLSVLDLYAAFLGGASVTLIPETLAFTPKKLVELVLRERFTIWYSVPSALILMMSEGGLLEHEDLPFRTVLFAGEPFPIRHLRPLRERLAAARFFNLYGPTETNVCTAYEVGDISPERTEPVPIGHASCGDRVWLARSTEDEATQPGVGELMVEGPTVMLGYWGQPPQGSRPYATGDLCRQLPDGGFEYLGRRDNMLKVRGRRIEPGEIETALLSHPAVREVGVVTTASGLDARLVAFVVAADGTKPTLLQLKKHCAERLPRYMIIDELRVLPELPRTQNGKLDRRALRDLAPRRT, from the coding sequence ATGACGCTCGACCAGATTGTCATGCGCGCCGCGGCGCGGAACCCCGGGGCCATCGCCGTGCGCGGGCCCGATGAAGTCCTCACGTACGGACAACTCGACGCGCTCGCCAACCAGGTGGCGCGGGTCCTCCGGGAGCTGGGCGTCCAGCACGGCGACCGGGTGGGACTGTGGACGGAGAAGTCGGCGCGAGCGGTGGCCGCCATGCAGGGCATCGCGCGGCTGGGCGCCGCCTATGTCCCATTGGATCCACTGAACCCAGCCACGCGGACGCGACTCATCCTCGACGACTGCCGCATCGACGTGGTGGTGACCAGCGCCGCGCGCGCGGCCGAGCTGCGCAATGGAGGCATGGAGCGGCTGCGCTTCCTGCTGGTGGATGACACGGGCCCTGGGCGCGCATGGACGAGCCTGGGCGGCGTCTCCCCGGAGCCACTGCCTGGACATGGCGTGGATGACCACGCGCTGGCCTACATCCTCTACACCTCCGGCTCCACCGGCACGCCCAAGGGCGTGTGCATCAGCCAGCGCAACGCCCTGGCCTTCATCGAGTGGAGCCATGCGCTGCTGGGCACCACGCCGGAGGACCGCTTCAGCAACCACGCGCCGTTCTTCTTCGACCTCTCGGTGCTGGACCTCTATGCGGCGTTCCTCGGGGGAGCCTCCGTCACGCTCATCCCGGAGACGCTGGCCTTCACGCCGAAGAAGCTGGTGGAGCTGGTGCTGCGCGAGCGGTTCACCATCTGGTACTCAGTGCCCTCCGCGCTCATCCTGATGATGTCGGAGGGCGGGCTGCTGGAGCACGAGGACCTCCCGTTCCGGACGGTGCTGTTCGCGGGAGAGCCCTTCCCCATCCGCCACCTGCGTCCGCTGAGAGAGCGCCTCGCCGCCGCGCGGTTCTTCAACCTGTATGGCCCCACGGAGACGAACGTCTGCACCGCCTACGAGGTGGGCGACATCTCCCCCGAGCGCACCGAGCCGGTGCCCATCGGACATGCGAGCTGTGGTGACCGCGTCTGGCTGGCCCGCTCAACCGAGGACGAAGCGACGCAGCCGGGCGTCGGGGAGCTCATGGTGGAGGGACCCACGGTGATGCTGGGCTACTGGGGGCAGCCGCCCCAAGGCTCACGGCCCTATGCGACGGGAGATCTCTGCCGCCAGCTCCCGGATGGCGGATTCGAGTACCTCGGACGCCGCGACAACATGCTGAAGGTGCGGGGCCGACGCATCGAGCCGGGCGAAATCGAGACGGCGCTGCTGTCCCATCCGGCGGTCCGTGAGGTGGGCGTCGTCACCACCGCGTCGGGCCTGGACGCGCGACTGGTGGCCTTCGTCGTGGCCGCCGACGGCACGAAGCCCACCCTCCTCCAGCTCAAGAAGCACTGCGCGGAGCGACTGCCCCGGTACATGATCATCGACGAGCTCCGCGTGCTGCCGGAGCTGCCGAGGACCCAGAACGGCAAGCTCGACCGGCGAGCGCTCCGCGACCTGGCGCCGCGACGCACCTGA
- a CDS encoding acyl-CoA dehydrogenase family protein encodes MDFSFSSEQVELYDSALSFAKSELNAEANAHVEGFPRGLWRRCGEFGFLGLPVPERHGGLGLDTLTTARVMEALGRGCTDTGLVFSVGAHLFACVLPVLERGDDAQKHRYLPRLCAGEWVGANAISEPEAGSDVFALRTRAVRDGDDYVLDGSKSYVTNGPVADVFLVYAVTNPTHGYMGLSAFLIEKDTPGLSVGRPFQKMGLSTSPIAPLYLEGCRVPASARLGDEGEGAPLFKRSMQWERACLFGAYVGLMERVLEQTVDFARQRKQFKRAIGKNQAISHRTADMKQRLEAARLLLYRACWLMDRGQEAAMEVSLAKLAISEAAIQCGLDAIQIHGGLGYVAEVGIERVLRDAIPSALFSGTSEMQRDIIASHLGL; translated from the coding sequence ATGGACTTCAGCTTTTCGAGTGAACAGGTGGAGCTGTACGACAGCGCTCTGTCGTTCGCGAAGTCGGAGTTGAACGCGGAGGCCAACGCCCATGTGGAGGGCTTCCCGCGAGGCTTGTGGCGGCGATGCGGCGAGTTCGGCTTCCTGGGCCTGCCGGTTCCCGAGCGCCACGGAGGGCTCGGGCTGGACACGTTGACGACGGCGCGAGTGATGGAGGCGCTGGGACGGGGATGCACGGACACGGGGCTGGTCTTCTCCGTGGGGGCGCATCTGTTCGCGTGCGTGCTCCCGGTGCTGGAGCGAGGCGACGATGCGCAGAAGCACCGCTACCTCCCCCGGCTGTGCGCGGGAGAGTGGGTGGGCGCCAACGCCATCTCCGAGCCGGAGGCAGGCTCGGACGTCTTCGCGCTCAGGACGCGGGCGGTGCGCGACGGCGACGACTACGTGCTCGACGGGAGCAAGAGCTACGTCACCAACGGGCCGGTGGCCGACGTCTTCCTGGTGTACGCCGTCACCAACCCCACGCATGGGTACATGGGCCTGAGCGCCTTCCTCATCGAGAAGGACACGCCGGGGCTGTCGGTGGGACGGCCCTTCCAGAAGATGGGCTTGTCCACCTCCCCCATCGCTCCGCTCTATCTGGAGGGGTGTCGGGTGCCCGCCTCCGCGCGACTCGGGGATGAGGGCGAGGGCGCGCCGCTCTTCAAGCGCTCCATGCAGTGGGAGCGGGCGTGCCTGTTCGGCGCCTATGTGGGGTTGATGGAGCGGGTGCTGGAGCAGACGGTGGACTTCGCCCGACAGCGCAAGCAGTTCAAGCGGGCCATTGGGAAGAACCAGGCCATCTCCCATCGGACGGCGGACATGAAGCAGCGGCTCGAGGCCGCGCGGCTGCTCCTGTACCGGGCCTGCTGGCTGATGGACCGCGGACAGGAGGCGGCGATGGAGGTGTCGCTCGCCAAGCTGGCCATCAGCGAGGCGGCGATCCAGTGCGGCCTGGACGCCATCCAGATCCACGGGGGCCTGGGCTACGTGGCCGAGGTGGGCATCGAGCGCGTGCTGCGCGATGCCATTCCCAGCGCCCTCTTCTCCGGCACCTCGGAGATGCAACGCGACATCATCGCCAGTCACCTGGGCCTATGA
- a CDS encoding beta-ketoacyl synthase N-terminal-like domain-containing protein, with the protein MRHEAIAVVGIGLRFPGAECPRTLWRLLCEGLDATREIPASRWEKGWLHEPTPDAPGKVRHWRAGLLEDVASADPQAFRLSKRELRQMDPQHRVLFECAWRALEDAGIPLDSLRGSRTGVFVGVNFNDFQRMLARDWAALDGYSLLGTTPSFAANRISHAFDLRGPSTCSSVGCASSTTAVHEACRSLVLGEIDCALAGGVELMLSPDSSIMLSQAGVLSARGACRTLDAGADGYIRGEGAGLVVLKPLSRVDPSDRVYAVIRGSAVNHNGRNEWIMAPSIEAQTDVIRQACSRGGVEAASLDYVELHGSAFLKGDAAEALAIGATLEGTRSGPCRLGAVSNNLGYLGAAAGIAQLIKVCLSLYHRTLPPTIHVDSPNPTIAFGELGLQIQSGLEAWPDRGAGMPARAGVVSTSLGGSNAFVVLESAPESPLMQGLAAASSSHLLVLSALTSEALVRQSQQVLDFLEENADSAGRLGDVCFTAMFKRQHHRHRAAMLAGGREGLMRMLKAFIGSPEQTLWVEEEHPIPWVEAARTYLEDGRVCREAFPGRDGRCVSLPVYPFQRQRLWPEWLSPEVVSRAPSPSRQEMAETPVPKAATGMDFREGTPQAREARLLELLQGQVAAVMEVEPAALDWRGRTLFELGLSSVALVMLAGRLVRALGIAVPTTFLFEHPRLDALAAGLRGLLDSRAGVARAADDDAGLVERIAGLSETQAREMIARKLAELDHEEVGG; encoded by the coding sequence ATGCGACACGAGGCAATCGCTGTCGTGGGCATCGGACTCCGCTTTCCTGGAGCCGAGTGCCCGCGGACGCTGTGGAGGCTTCTGTGCGAGGGATTGGATGCGACCCGAGAGATTCCGGCCTCCCGCTGGGAGAAGGGCTGGCTCCATGAGCCCACCCCGGACGCTCCGGGAAAGGTGCGCCACTGGCGCGCTGGGCTGCTGGAGGACGTGGCGTCGGCGGACCCCCAGGCCTTCCGTCTGTCCAAGCGAGAGCTGAGGCAGATGGACCCCCAGCACCGCGTGTTGTTCGAGTGCGCGTGGCGCGCGCTCGAGGACGCGGGCATCCCCCTGGATTCCCTCCGGGGCAGCCGCACCGGGGTCTTCGTGGGGGTCAACTTCAATGACTTCCAGCGCATGCTCGCGCGGGACTGGGCGGCGCTGGATGGGTATTCGCTGCTGGGCACGACGCCGTCCTTCGCGGCCAATCGCATCTCCCATGCGTTCGACCTCCGGGGACCCAGCACCTGCTCTAGCGTGGGCTGTGCCTCGTCGACGACGGCCGTACACGAGGCCTGTAGAAGTCTGGTGTTGGGAGAAATCGACTGCGCGCTCGCCGGTGGGGTGGAGCTGATGCTCTCCCCGGACAGCAGCATCATGCTCTCCCAGGCCGGAGTGCTGTCGGCGCGCGGAGCGTGCCGGACCCTGGATGCCGGAGCAGATGGCTACATCCGAGGCGAGGGCGCCGGGCTGGTCGTGCTCAAGCCCCTATCCCGGGTGGACCCGAGTGATCGCGTGTACGCGGTGATTCGCGGCAGCGCCGTCAACCACAACGGCCGGAACGAGTGGATCATGGCGCCCAGCATCGAGGCGCAGACGGACGTCATTCGTCAGGCCTGCTCACGGGGCGGCGTGGAGGCCGCCAGCCTGGACTACGTGGAGCTGCACGGCTCGGCCTTCCTCAAGGGCGACGCGGCCGAGGCCCTCGCCATCGGCGCGACGCTCGAGGGCACCCGCTCAGGTCCCTGCCGCCTGGGCGCGGTCAGCAACAACCTGGGCTACCTGGGGGCGGCGGCCGGCATCGCGCAGCTCATCAAGGTCTGTCTGTCGTTGTACCACCGCACCTTGCCGCCGACGATTCATGTGGATTCCCCTAATCCCACCATCGCTTTCGGCGAGCTGGGACTTCAAATCCAGTCAGGTCTGGAGGCCTGGCCAGACCGCGGGGCAGGGATGCCCGCACGCGCTGGCGTCGTGTCTACCTCCCTGGGTGGGTCCAATGCCTTTGTCGTCCTGGAGTCCGCTCCGGAATCCCCTCTCATGCAAGGGCTTGCAGCTGCTTCGTCGAGCCACCTCCTGGTGCTCTCCGCGCTGACCTCGGAGGCGCTCGTGCGACAGTCCCAGCAGGTTCTGGATTTCCTTGAGGAGAACGCAGACTCTGCGGGCCGGCTCGGGGATGTCTGCTTTACCGCGATGTTCAAGCGGCAGCACCATCGCCATCGTGCCGCGATGCTCGCCGGGGGGCGGGAAGGATTGATGCGAATGCTGAAGGCATTCATCGGTTCTCCGGAGCAGACCCTCTGGGTGGAGGAGGAGCATCCGATTCCATGGGTCGAGGCGGCCCGGACCTATCTCGAGGATGGCAGGGTTTGTCGTGAGGCCTTCCCGGGGCGCGACGGGAGATGTGTGAGTCTTCCGGTCTATCCCTTTCAGAGACAGCGATTGTGGCCGGAGTGGCTGTCTCCCGAGGTGGTCTCTCGCGCTCCCTCCCCGTCGAGGCAGGAGATGGCCGAGACGCCTGTGCCGAAGGCGGCCACGGGGATGGACTTCCGGGAGGGGACCCCGCAAGCGCGCGAGGCGCGGCTGCTGGAGCTCCTCCAGGGGCAGGTGGCGGCGGTGATGGAAGTGGAGCCCGCGGCGCTGGACTGGCGAGGACGGACGCTGTTCGAGCTGGGGTTGAGCTCGGTGGCACTGGTGATGCTCGCGGGGCGCCTCGTGAGGGCGCTGGGCATCGCGGTGCCGACGACCTTCCTCTTCGAGCATCCACGGTTGGACGCGTTGGCGGCAGGGCTGCGGGGGCTCCTGGATTCACGGGCGGGCGTCGCTCGGGCGGCGGATGACGATGCGGGGCTGGTGGAGCGGATCGCTGGGTTGTCGGAGACGCAGGCCCGCGAGATGATTGCCCGGAAGCTCGCGGAGCTCGACCACGAGGAGGTGGGGGGATGA
- a CDS encoding alpha/beta hydrolase yields MNKPFAVVLFFTALAALALLQGCAAASTACRTRPATSPGFERTASDGLCLSSVRWEPARPPVRGVVVLIHGLRDYSDRYGRLAEALQAQGFAVVAQDHRGHGHSGGDRQRMESMQQLVDDVGGVVQDARARHPDVPVVVFGHSMGGLIATHYVLQHGPGVSGLILSGAGIVLPPGVSGFDTRLAKIFGTLLPGLPAQDLDSEMFLHDGPEKERFLADPLITHERLPAGSAKALIASIEALEGKFQDLKLPLLVVHGGEDVITSIDGSRALVAQATSTDKRLIIYEGQRHDLAHEPDAAKVVADIVSWVEAHIPPSAAAH; encoded by the coding sequence ATGAACAAGCCCTTCGCCGTCGTCCTGTTCTTCACCGCCCTGGCCGCGCTGGCCCTGCTGCAGGGCTGCGCGGCGGCCTCCACCGCGTGCCGCACGCGTCCCGCCACGTCCCCCGGCTTTGAACGGACCGCCTCCGACGGCCTGTGCCTGAGCAGCGTCCGGTGGGAGCCCGCCCGCCCGCCCGTGCGCGGCGTGGTGGTCCTCATCCACGGCCTGCGGGACTACTCCGACCGCTACGGCCGGCTCGCGGAGGCGCTCCAAGCCCAGGGGTTCGCCGTCGTCGCGCAGGACCACCGGGGCCACGGACATTCCGGTGGGGACCGCCAGCGCATGGAGTCGATGCAGCAGTTGGTGGATGACGTGGGCGGCGTCGTCCAGGATGCCCGCGCCAGACACCCGGACGTGCCGGTGGTGGTGTTCGGCCACAGCATGGGCGGACTCATCGCCACGCACTACGTGCTCCAGCACGGCCCCGGCGTGTCAGGGCTCATCCTGAGCGGCGCGGGCATCGTGCTCCCTCCCGGCGTATCCGGCTTCGACACGCGCCTGGCGAAGATCTTCGGCACACTCCTCCCCGGCCTGCCCGCGCAGGACCTGGACAGCGAGATGTTCCTGCACGACGGCCCGGAGAAGGAACGGTTCCTCGCGGATCCCCTCATCACCCACGAGCGGCTGCCCGCGGGCTCCGCCAAGGCGCTCATCGCCTCCATCGAAGCGCTCGAGGGGAAATTCCAGGACCTCAAGCTCCCACTGCTGGTGGTGCACGGGGGCGAGGACGTCATCACCTCCATCGATGGCAGCCGCGCCCTGGTGGCCCAGGCCACGAGCACCGACAAGCGCCTCATCATCTACGAAGGCCAACGCCACGACCTCGCGCACGAACCCGACGCGGCCAAGGTCGTCGCAGACATCGTGAGCTGGGTGGAGGCACACATCCCACCGAGCGCCGCCGCGCACTGA